Proteins encoded by one window of Lycium barbarum isolate Lr01 chromosome 11, ASM1917538v2, whole genome shotgun sequence:
- the LOC132618754 gene encoding inositol-pentakisphosphate 2-kinase-like isoform X3, translated as MRRMQENGVTEEKEQLTWFLLIMEHVGKVLRIQKVPRNVSENGNGYSGLTKQECLLWKEYNEIVSAPTREIAQHYFVQHVMCPLLGFGHVDAGISIHVTREFLETVENNVLQQRPSSRVDAAKVNPLCDSAMLMSDHSVFPLGMCKEACSISVEIKPKCGFLPHSEFIAEDNAIKRSVTRFQMHQSLKLNEEKISEVSAYDPLDLFSGSRDRVRKAINNLFRTPQNNFRVFLDGSLIFGGLGGGADTTSCEVGEAFENSLKYVIQAPEGMRTQYFLELISKAVCSSGLLDRLLEVQKLNTTDIEGAIHAYYNVICQPCMVCEQLDKDQSSKNNNSLHSISMEESLKIVKDYLIAATAKDLSMIISFRPREDDNVESPYSIVSIESTNQSFDYKASFIDLDLKPLERMEYYYKLDQQIVSCYVQMVKSNHQLDHTGSTVEA; from the exons ATGAGAAGGATGCAGGAGAATGGAGTTACAGAGGAGAAGGAGCAGTTAACCTGGTTCTTGCTTATAATGGAACAC GTTGGAAAAGTATTGCGGATTCAGAAGGTACCAAGGAATGTGTCTGAAAATGGGAATGGTTATTCCGGTCTAACCAAGCAGGAATGCCTCTTGTGGAAAGAATATAATGAGATTGTATCAGCTCCTACAAGGGAAATCGCTCAGCACTATTTTGTGCAGCATGTGATGTGCCCGTTGTTAGGCTTTGGACATGTTGATGCTGGG ATTAGCATTCATGTGACCCGAGAGTTTCTGGAAACCGTTGAAAACAATGTCCTTCAGCAACGTCCTTCTTCACGTGTTGATGCTGCAAAGGTTAATCCCCTATGTGATTCTGCAATGCTCATGTCCGATCATTCAGTTTTCCCTCTTG GTATGTGTAAAGAGGCATGCAGCATATCTGTAGAAATTAAG CCTAAGTGTGGATTCCTTCCGCATTCAGAATTTATCGCAGAAGATAACGCTATTAAGAGGAGTGTAACTCGTTTTCAAATGCATCAGTCTCTAAAATTGAATGAAGAAAAG ATATCAGAGGTAAGTGCATATGATCCTCTGGATTTATTCTCTGGATCCAGAGACAGAGTACGCAAGGCAATAAACAACCTTTTTAGGACCCCACAGAATAATTTTCGCGTTTTCCTGGATGGTTCTCTCATATTTGGGGGTTTGGGTGGTGGCGCAGACACTACCAGTTGTGAAGTTGGTGAAGCATTTGAAAATTCGCTCAAGTATGTAATTCAGGCACCAGAGGGCATGCGGACACAATATTTTCTGGAGCTCATTTCCAAGGCAGTGTGTAGTTCGGGGTTGCTAGATCGACTTCTTGAAGTccagaagttaaacacaactgaCATTGAAGGTGCAATTCATGCATATTATAACGTTATTTGTCAGCCTTGCATGGTATGTGAACAACTAGATAAAGATCAATCATCAAAGAATAATAATTCTCTGCATTCAATCTCGATGGAGGAAAGCTTGAAGATTGTGAAGGACTACTTGATAGCTGCAACTGCAAAGGACCTGAGTATGATAATTAGTTTTAGACCTAGAGAAGATGATAATGTGGAATCCCCATATAGCATTGTCTCCATAGAATCAACCAACCAAAGTTTTGACTACAAG GCATCTTTCATTGACCTAGACTTGAAACCTTTGGAAAGGATGGAATACTACTACAAGTTAGACCAACAGATTGTCAGCTGCTATGTTCAGATGGTAAAATCCAATCATCAACTCGACCACACTGGAAGCACTGTGGAAGCTTGA
- the LOC132618754 gene encoding inositol-pentakisphosphate 2-kinase-like isoform X2 has translation MEVVLDEKDAGEWSYRGEGAVNLVLAYNGTRPEFVGKVLRIQKVPRNVSENGNGYSGLTKQECLLWKEYNEIVSAPTREIAQHYFVQHVMCPLLGFGHVDAGISIHVTREFLETVENNVLQQRPSSRVDAAKVNPLCDSAMLMSDHSVFPLGMCKEACSISVEIKPKCGFLPHSEFIAEDNAIKRSVTRFQMHQSLKLNEEKISEVSAYDPLDLFSGSRDRVRKAINNLFRTPQNNFRVFLDGSLIFGGLGGGADTTSCEVGEAFENSLKYVIQAPEGMRTQYFLELISKAVCSSGLLDRLLEVQKLNTTDIEGAIHAYYNVICQPCMVCEQLDKDQSSKNNNSLHSISMEESLKIVKDYLIAATAKDLSMIISFRPREDDNVESPYSIVSIESTNQSFDYKASFIDLDLKPLERMEYYYKLDQQIVSCYVQMVKSNHQLDHTGSTVEA, from the exons ATGGAGGTGGTTTTAGATGAGAAGGATGCAGGAGAATGGAGTTACAGAGGAGAAGGAGCAGTTAACCTGGTTCTTGCTTATAATGGAACACGTCCGGAATTT GTTGGAAAAGTATTGCGGATTCAGAAGGTACCAAGGAATGTGTCTGAAAATGGGAATGGTTATTCCGGTCTAACCAAGCAGGAATGCCTCTTGTGGAAAGAATATAATGAGATTGTATCAGCTCCTACAAGGGAAATCGCTCAGCACTATTTTGTGCAGCATGTGATGTGCCCGTTGTTAGGCTTTGGACATGTTGATGCTGGG ATTAGCATTCATGTGACCCGAGAGTTTCTGGAAACCGTTGAAAACAATGTCCTTCAGCAACGTCCTTCTTCACGTGTTGATGCTGCAAAGGTTAATCCCCTATGTGATTCTGCAATGCTCATGTCCGATCATTCAGTTTTCCCTCTTG GTATGTGTAAAGAGGCATGCAGCATATCTGTAGAAATTAAG CCTAAGTGTGGATTCCTTCCGCATTCAGAATTTATCGCAGAAGATAACGCTATTAAGAGGAGTGTAACTCGTTTTCAAATGCATCAGTCTCTAAAATTGAATGAAGAAAAG ATATCAGAGGTAAGTGCATATGATCCTCTGGATTTATTCTCTGGATCCAGAGACAGAGTACGCAAGGCAATAAACAACCTTTTTAGGACCCCACAGAATAATTTTCGCGTTTTCCTGGATGGTTCTCTCATATTTGGGGGTTTGGGTGGTGGCGCAGACACTACCAGTTGTGAAGTTGGTGAAGCATTTGAAAATTCGCTCAAGTATGTAATTCAGGCACCAGAGGGCATGCGGACACAATATTTTCTGGAGCTCATTTCCAAGGCAGTGTGTAGTTCGGGGTTGCTAGATCGACTTCTTGAAGTccagaagttaaacacaactgaCATTGAAGGTGCAATTCATGCATATTATAACGTTATTTGTCAGCCTTGCATGGTATGTGAACAACTAGATAAAGATCAATCATCAAAGAATAATAATTCTCTGCATTCAATCTCGATGGAGGAAAGCTTGAAGATTGTGAAGGACTACTTGATAGCTGCAACTGCAAAGGACCTGAGTATGATAATTAGTTTTAGACCTAGAGAAGATGATAATGTGGAATCCCCATATAGCATTGTCTCCATAGAATCAACCAACCAAAGTTTTGACTACAAG GCATCTTTCATTGACCTAGACTTGAAACCTTTGGAAAGGATGGAATACTACTACAAGTTAGACCAACAGATTGTCAGCTGCTATGTTCAGATGGTAAAATCCAATCATCAACTCGACCACACTGGAAGCACTGTGGAAGCTTGA
- the LOC132618754 gene encoding inositol-pentakisphosphate 2-kinase-like isoform X1, translating to MFQLQIIQCWLHESSICILLNLEFPLPQTPQICSVIAKEAIPLQINYGRATGSPSLLKNGVGKVLRIQKVPRNVSENGNGYSGLTKQECLLWKEYNEIVSAPTREIAQHYFVQHVMCPLLGFGHVDAGISIHVTREFLETVENNVLQQRPSSRVDAAKVNPLCDSAMLMSDHSVFPLGMCKEACSISVEIKPKCGFLPHSEFIAEDNAIKRSVTRFQMHQSLKLNEEKISEVSAYDPLDLFSGSRDRVRKAINNLFRTPQNNFRVFLDGSLIFGGLGGGADTTSCEVGEAFENSLKYVIQAPEGMRTQYFLELISKAVCSSGLLDRLLEVQKLNTTDIEGAIHAYYNVICQPCMVCEQLDKDQSSKNNNSLHSISMEESLKIVKDYLIAATAKDLSMIISFRPREDDNVESPYSIVSIESTNQSFDYKASFIDLDLKPLERMEYYYKLDQQIVSCYVQMVKSNHQLDHTGSTVEA from the exons ATGTTTCAACTCCAAATTATTCAGTGTTGGCTACATGAATCCTCAATATGCATTTTGCTCAATTTGGAATTTCCCCTCCCCCAAACCCCCCAAATCTGCTCTGTTATTGCTAAAGAAGCGATTCCCTTGCAAATAAACTACGGAAGAGCAACTGGATCTCCTTCCTTGCTTAAAAATGGG GTTGGAAAAGTATTGCGGATTCAGAAGGTACCAAGGAATGTGTCTGAAAATGGGAATGGTTATTCCGGTCTAACCAAGCAGGAATGCCTCTTGTGGAAAGAATATAATGAGATTGTATCAGCTCCTACAAGGGAAATCGCTCAGCACTATTTTGTGCAGCATGTGATGTGCCCGTTGTTAGGCTTTGGACATGTTGATGCTGGG ATTAGCATTCATGTGACCCGAGAGTTTCTGGAAACCGTTGAAAACAATGTCCTTCAGCAACGTCCTTCTTCACGTGTTGATGCTGCAAAGGTTAATCCCCTATGTGATTCTGCAATGCTCATGTCCGATCATTCAGTTTTCCCTCTTG GTATGTGTAAAGAGGCATGCAGCATATCTGTAGAAATTAAG CCTAAGTGTGGATTCCTTCCGCATTCAGAATTTATCGCAGAAGATAACGCTATTAAGAGGAGTGTAACTCGTTTTCAAATGCATCAGTCTCTAAAATTGAATGAAGAAAAG ATATCAGAGGTAAGTGCATATGATCCTCTGGATTTATTCTCTGGATCCAGAGACAGAGTACGCAAGGCAATAAACAACCTTTTTAGGACCCCACAGAATAATTTTCGCGTTTTCCTGGATGGTTCTCTCATATTTGGGGGTTTGGGTGGTGGCGCAGACACTACCAGTTGTGAAGTTGGTGAAGCATTTGAAAATTCGCTCAAGTATGTAATTCAGGCACCAGAGGGCATGCGGACACAATATTTTCTGGAGCTCATTTCCAAGGCAGTGTGTAGTTCGGGGTTGCTAGATCGACTTCTTGAAGTccagaagttaaacacaactgaCATTGAAGGTGCAATTCATGCATATTATAACGTTATTTGTCAGCCTTGCATGGTATGTGAACAACTAGATAAAGATCAATCATCAAAGAATAATAATTCTCTGCATTCAATCTCGATGGAGGAAAGCTTGAAGATTGTGAAGGACTACTTGATAGCTGCAACTGCAAAGGACCTGAGTATGATAATTAGTTTTAGACCTAGAGAAGATGATAATGTGGAATCCCCATATAGCATTGTCTCCATAGAATCAACCAACCAAAGTTTTGACTACAAG GCATCTTTCATTGACCTAGACTTGAAACCTTTGGAAAGGATGGAATACTACTACAAGTTAGACCAACAGATTGTCAGCTGCTATGTTCAGATGGTAAAATCCAATCATCAACTCGACCACACTGGAAGCACTGTGGAAGCTTGA